The following nucleotide sequence is from Anopheles stephensi strain Indian chromosome 3, UCI_ANSTEP_V1.0, whole genome shotgun sequence.
GTCCTTTTAGCTTTCTTAGCATCGATAAATACTGGCGCCCCAGCTTAACGATCAGATTGAAACACTTTTCTTCAGTATAACTTAGTATCGAAGAATCGAGGCTTCCtttagggtttttttcccctattTGTGTGTCACCATAAGAACACTGATCTGGAGCACACTGATTTCGTTCGTCCCGATATTTAGCGAGATATCATCAAGAAATGAATATTCAGCTGCTCTAAATCCGTCCCTTTCGATTGCAGCTTGTTAATCCGGGGGACATTATTATGCAGCACTTCTCGCACGATGAGCTAATTGTAACTTCTCATTAGCTGATAGTTCGGGTGTCCCAAATACAACACTCCAACACTACTTATCGGGATCTTCCCTTTGCTGCTGTACCGGATTGCCGGAAGTATCGGAATGTCTCACAGTTAACAGTAGTCACCCTGCACCGGCAGTTCGAACAATCCTTGAACTTGCAGTCGTCACCGTTCGTTTAAAACCCCAGGAAGCTACTGCAACTCTACCGCCGTAACCATAACGCAAGTAGGAGAGAATGTACCGAATGACGCTAATCGCCTGCCCCGGTTCCGTATCCAAAACAAATGCCGCCCAGTTCCACCAGTTTCCGAAGCTAGGGAACGGGCTGGAATGGCGTCGTTTTTGTTGCATAGttgcatgtttgttttgttgcttcctgGTCGGGGTCCGAGGTGCGCCTTGGGGAAAACAATTAAGTGTTCGAGAAACAGTGAGCAACTTTCACGCCTTCGTTCCTTCCAATCTCACCAGGAACACACGAAGAGAATCGAGAACTTTGAATGCAGCGAATGGAAGCGGAGAAAACAAGGTTTCGCTTGCCAGTGGCGCATGCCATTCGGATTTGTATACGCCCGATGGTTACTATCACAGTCAGTTTGGAGCCATCGTTTGGTGGTAAACAGGTGGGAAAACTTGACGCCATGGTTCCGTGCACCGGAATACCTGTATGTGTATAGGAATTTTTCTGTAGATGGGTGTGAGTGGCATTAACTAGCCAGATGCTATTAACTAACCGCAGTTACTCGTTCGGTGTGGCAATATGCAGTTTAAAGTTTATCGCATGATAAGCTTTTACATTAAAAAGTAGACCAATTTTGGATGGGAAACCAGCGATCAGCGAACAAGTAGCTTAATAAGTTTCATTTAGCTCAAAGCCTTCGTCCAAGAGGTCTGAGCTGTCCTAAGCGGACTTGTGGCTATTATTTGACGCTTAGACAATGGCAGTTTTTTAGTTCAGTTGCTCAGTACTAGGTTTTCTGAGCTTCAGCGATCAGTTGCTTCTTCGTATTGGTTAAAGAATGATAGGATAATGTCCTCTGACAGAGGTTTTCCCAAAATGCTTTATTTGGTGCTGTTGAGGTTAATTGAAAGTCTATTGAATGTAAAACGCGCCCAGCAActgaaaaatatttcacaaaaCTGACGTCAGATGCTCATCATCATTGTATCATTGtcatcattgtagcggctcctccattgtccttccacacatacggagcCAAAAAGTCTTCTGAGCATcgtcctctcgaacgcggcttaCAGGGTTTCAAATTAATAACTCTAAAGTATGGAATTATGCGACTTGCTGTGCATAGCTTTCATTTATGCCAGAAAGACTTCCTTCTGCTCTACGCTTATAATTTGAACGATCCAGTTATCGAACGTAAACGTTATGCCAAGGAACTTGGGGTGCTGCTTGACGATAAGTTGAGTAGATTACGCATCCATAGTGTGATGcttagctgagctgtttggcgatgcagacatccGGACGGTTGTGAAAGCTGGAAGGATATACTGGTGAGGGCatgtgatgaggatgccggactcatgccctaccagCAAGGTGCTCGCCAGTACCGTGTAGGGATACAACTCATAGTACAAACGAATTTCCTATCGTAGATCCTTGTCAGTAAAATTCATAATCATGATGAAACGATCCCGAAGGCAATTCGCAAACCATTTTTTACATTCCAATAACCTTCATGAAACAGTTCCAAACGGTAACTATTCTATGCATTTTTAGTGCACCGAAACCATCCAACCCTGAATGCATCCCTGCTGAACGCATGTGTAATCCGGAAGCTTACTCTAAAATGTATGAAATGGGCACCATATAATAATCAATTCATGGGGACCTCCCCACAAGCAACAACAAGTTCACGTGATGAAGCCAATAAGCctcacagcaacaaaaaagaggggAAAACATTAACATAGGATTTTCCAAACACGATGGCGTCGCGCCCTGTGGATGGTGCGTTTTTATCATCACCCCgaagggtggggggggggggggaggcgtTTTTCTCGTTCGGAAATCAGGCCGAAATGTGACCGACTTTCCGTGCCGTTAGTAACCAGCGGGCAGTTTGTGATGGAAATGCATAATTTATTGTCGGTGCATTTGATGGGCGATGTGGAGGAAATCAAcagaacaaaccaaaaaaaaaacaaaaaccaaaacggcACACATGAAAGGGAAGTACACACGAAATGGTGCCCTCCATACGGGGCGCGATGGAATTCCTCGATTCCTCGTTTGTGGCCCTCCGATACCGGGCGTCCCTTGGGTCTATTGGTCAGAATTGATCGGACCGGATGAAATATTCAACCGGAGCTCTGCTTATGAAAGCTTGAGTAATGGCCAGAAGCGTGGTTCGGTTATGAATTTCAGCTACAGTAGAGAATCGATATGCTAATATAGAGTCGGTCAGTAACCGATTACTGTTGACGCTAGCGCCGGTAGACTTTAGACTGTTTGTCTGTCATTAGCGTTTCAATTAGGTGAACGGCTCTGGAAATTGTGTCACTGACTGTGTAAATATGGATTGATTGTTGGCGACACGGAGCGAAGTGAGATATGTAATTGAAAGTGGGCTCAATTTATGAGTGcattaaacaaacataatgTGTTGGAAATATTGaaaggggagaaaaattaaGTTGTAGAATTTATTGAGGATTTAATTGATTCTTGATGAACTGCAATTCATTCGATTCACAGTGCCTGTCAGTTTTTTTGAAGTTtcaacttcttcttcgtttttggTCTAACGGTCGCGCGTTTAGGCCATATGCCTTTCAAATTTTGGCTTACGAGACCTATCGATACCACGTAGTTTGATAGTCAttcctcactatggaggaacgttccagatgggatttgaaccccggtcctcccttatgaagaccggcgccgttatcgcatcTACCGACTCTCACCACATCAGTGGTCACGCTTAGCTTCAACTAGCACTGGTAAATAATGAACTATAATTGGTCCTTTCCGTGACGATTACAACAGCTGCAACGAGCTGGCGATAGTTCTGTCTAAAGAGATTTTTTTGAGGCCGCTTTTCAGtggaaattttaaaaagaagctacaaaaaaaaattctcacGATCGAGTAAAATATTcatgctcgctctctctctctctctctctctctctctctctctctctctctgtgtgggAAATGAAAGCAGTGCGAAATTAGCTTCCGTTTTATCCCGTTCCTATTATTGTACGCCTTCGTCAAGGATACGGATGGGAACTGACCGGTGGTTGCGTTAAACGCGTCATCATAACAATTAACGTAGCGCTATGCACCTTACCGTTGACGTGTTTTGTGttccttgtttgttttttttttgctggcctAGCCGGATGGACTCCCATATCTATCCGGTATGCGTCAATTAACCCTCACCTACATTCCACATTCAGATGTGTTGGATGGCAATtgggggaaagaaaatcgaTACCAAGTTTGCGTCGTCGTTATTTGCGTTGGGTTTTCATTCATGCGAATTTGCACGAATCGAATTCCACCAAGAAAACCCTCAAATAAAAGTCCGCCCGAGGTTTTGGGCTGGTCTTGGTCCGGTTTCGTTATCGGGTGGCCGGTCGTAAGGGTAATGGGCGGTAAAGCGTTCCGCGTGCTGCAGAGTTTGGTGGGAAGCGTGAAAAGCACGGATTTTTCCCATCAACCTTGCCCTTCTTTTTCGGGTTTGCTTCGGCGAATGAGTCCAACCCGGGGCGGGGTGGTTGGACTGGACGTATGGATTTCGGGTTAACCTTGTGCCTAATTGGCGAGCACGGTTTTACGGTGCCCGGTTGTAGGTGGTCAGCAAAGGGTCGTGCtggtgaatttaattaattcattgaaGCAATGTTTGcgttttatatattttatggTTATAATAAATTATATCGTTTgcagaatttttattttatttatataataattttttatttatttattaaaggGTTCTTAAAAATAGTATTTTActaattatatttaattttttatattaataaGATGGGGTGATCCAACTGAACACACCCGACCACTTCATAAGATTTGTCAAACGAATTTGACAAATGTACTGACATCTTCAGTGTATCTCGTTACATTATTCGCCCTTCCATccgggcaaaacaaaacgtcaTACGCCATTCTCAGTCGCTCCCAAGGCGTCAAGTCTATCGAGTGTGCTTTATTGACCTGTGCATTGTGTACGTCTTTTCTCTGCTCTTTCAGCTCTGTCCAACCATGTCCAGTGGTGAAAGTAGTGATTCCGGTGACCCATCCAACGCAAGTGCTACACCGTCGATGAGCTCCCGTGAGACAGCGGCCAACGTAATGCTGACCGATTcggaaaacacaaacaacgagAACCGTGTAATCGAGATGGAGTCAAATCCGGGCACGGAAGATCCCGAAGGAACTCCTCCTCCACCGACCAGGGACGTGGAACAAGCTAATGAACCTACCACGGGTACGAGTGTCCCCGAAGGGGAGAAACAGGTTGATGAATCTggcgagaaggaaaaacaaacaccagacGACAATACGGACACGTCCACGTCCAAAGCGGGGAAAGATCAGTATGCCGAGCATGTAACGTACAATGAGGCAGGAGAAGCAATTTACACCGATCCGGCCACAAAGTACCAGTACCGCTGGTGCAAGGAAAAATCCGAATGGGTTCCACGGGACGGACAGGCACCACCGTCTGGTACGGCGGGCGAAACACCGGTGGACAATCCGTACGAGAATGAACACTACCGGTGGTGTCACGAGAAGAAGGAATGGATCCCGAAGCAGCAAACTCCAACCGAGACGGAATTCTACCGCTGGGATAAGGAGGCGCAAAAATGGGTACCGAAAGAGCAACCAAAAGCTCCGTCCGAGGAGGACACCAGTGCACAACAGGATCGTCAGTACGGGTACGAGGATGGTGTGCACACGTACAAGGATAAGGATGGGGCGGTGTACTTCTGGGACGACGAACGGAAAGCCTGGTTCCCGAAGGTGGATGATGATTTTATGGCCATGTATCAGCTGAACTACGGGTTCATCGATAACACCGGTTCGGGTGGAAGTGTCCCATCCCAGACCTCATCTAAGGTGACTCCCGGTGAGCCGGTGCCTGGAAGAGAACTCCCCGGACGATATGTCGCcggtgaagatgatgatgatgatgatgctgatgctgaagAACAGCAGGCCGAGGCACAGCGGGCTGCAGCAGCGAAGGGCAAGAAGCGGAAAGCTCCACCGGAACCACCGAAGTGGTTCGACCTGGCGCCGGAACACAACACGAAGGTGTACGTGTCCAATCTGCCGACCGACATTAGTGAGGAAGAGTTTGGTGAAGTGATGTCCAAGTGCGGTATGGTGATGAAGGATCCGAAAACGCACAAGCTGAAGCTGAAGCTGTACCGGGAAGCTGATGGTACGCTGAAAGGTGACGGGCTGTGTCACTACATCAAGGTAGGTGCATGTTTTGGGCTTTACTGGggtaaaatgtaatttttgcAGAGGTGAAACTAATTGTCAGGGGTCTTCTTTTCGGCTTGACGATGTGCTACGAGGTCAAGCCAACCAATATCGAATGGCTTCCTAGGCGTGTTAATACACGGATGGACAGCCTTTGCCACGGGAAATCAAAtgttccggatgggatttgatattAAGTCCAAATTCCAAGTCCCGGTTTCTAGTTGGTCTATCAGCTATAAACGACACAATAGATCGTTTTTGGCTAGGATTTTGACATGTTTGTTGCCTCATGTGTCAGAcgatttttattcatttaatcattcgtttttatttcaaaGTGTTTAATAAtattagtttttttatttgttttgtttaatatttgaaaaaatatatatatttactTTATATgttcatttaaaattttaaataattatttcctTTCGTTAaactttttgaatttttaaagtcaaaagaaaacaaccaaaaatgTTCATCAATTTAAGTTATTTCGTCTTTTTTGTATGCATTTTAACACAGAAGTCATTTGAAAAGTTGGCATAATCAttattgatttgaattttatcgtcttattttttacatttaagagacttttttctttcatttatcTCATTgctttattgattttctttaTTCATTTAACGCTGTAACACAAAAACCTTTAAGTTACTACTTTACATTacttacttttcttttttcttttacaactTTTTCCTTCGTGTTTGGAGaagtgtaaaatatttaattttttttttgttaatgtaCTTACCATTTTTATAATCTTCCACAAAGTGAGAATAAATCAAACCATCGCTCAAGTAATACTTTATTGCAACCAGTAGTATGCTTCGCTGTTTTgtaaaacaattcaaatgtGCGCTGTCCTATGCCGGATATCGGGGATCGGGACATCCACATCCACCAGTGGAAACTGCATCGAttggtttggtgtgtgtgtgtgtggtgtgtactGTAAATTTGTTCTGTCTGCGTACCTATGGGTACTAATATGTTGCTTGATTGAAAtacttttgtttcgtttcgaacTCGTTGTATGTGACCTGTTACTAGCTAGCGTACTGGAGTTCCGCACCGGGCAACATCCCCTATGGGGACCTATGGGGGCTGGCTCTATGGTGTGCAAATTCTTCACAGACGATCTTGGCACGCTCACAAGACACACCCAGGTATACAGGAGCTTACTATCGTACATATAACCCTAAACACTGCTCCGCCACAATTCCTTCAATTTGCTTCACCCAACTTCGCCTCTCTCGCCCGTGACGAGATTTGATTCCCtcgcaaaaccaaaaaagtCACCGGGTGACTTTGGTTCGTTTCCTTCTCGTTAAATATATCCTTCGGGCCCGTTTTGTAGATTTTAAGGTTATACAAATATGTTATACGTTCGCGTTTTGGCGTTTTGCTTGTTGCTGCGAGAATCGGAACTCTCGGTCACTTCACTTTCCTGGTCACAGAGTTTCATTTGTGCTTCTTTAACTTGATATCCCTAGCTCTTCaaataatgaaataaatccatcGCTGCCCGTTACTAGGAGCCTTCTAGAGCAGAAGTGTAGTACGAACAGCAACGGTAGCAATAGTAACCATAATCATCCTTCTCCGCCTACTAGTAGTGATTGTAGTAATAAGTAGTAATAGTATGGCAATACGAACTAAGCGCTAATGTTAGTCTTAACTTTACATCGACGAGGACATTGGTCGGCGATCAATTCTactcaattttttcttccaatcccttttttttcctcatcgTTTTTCCAAACTTTATTTTTTCACCTAAAccattttgctttcctttcgttcTCTTTATTCTACTGTTGTTAGTACTATTTCTTAAAATCAGGATTGAAAAGCTTCACTTTCTGCTGGTTGTATACGTTCGCTTCGCTCCGCTCTTCACGAGCTGATTTGTTCTGCACAAGCCGTAACACCCGGCATTTTGTTTCACGCTTTgaggtttttgcttttttttctttctcttctctttcttgAATTGTTTCATGTGTTtagtagtgttttttttaagatttttttttctctatttacTTAACTCGTTTTGGTCGAACTTCTCTTATACTCTTAGTATGTATCGCTAACACCCTACCTTGCTAACAGTTTCATTGAACGAGATTTGTAAAGTTGTGTAATGCGCGAAAGacgattttgttgttgtgtgtgtaccATCTCGGATGGGTGGAAAAAGGGGAGGTTTCTCTCGTTTAAAGTTTTAACGGATTTATTCAACATGATTTCTTATACATGCTTTggaagggggtggggggggggggatagcGTACTAAAGTACTATCGTGTTAGAGACTGTAGTAAATGATTGCTACTGAtgctatttgtttgttgttcctGCTGTAAGTTCCAGGTATAAATTATCTTCTGCCTAACTCGAAATCCACGCTGGCGTTACTATGTAACATCAGGATGCAAAGAATGAAATTCTTAGAGAAAAATTATACATAAAAAACCACGAAAAGCTTCACCAAGCTTCCTCGAGAAAGTATGATGCTATCGATCGTAtcgatatgtgtgtgtggactcTGTTCGGATTGAGGTTAAAcgaggttggttggttgctaGTGTGTAGTAGCGCCATCATCGTTCGATCTCGAAGGTGCTTGTTGTTCGTGTATTGGTGTTGTTCCCAAGAAGACTCGTACTACGCTAGTTGTGCTAGGATTCAAGGCTTCTCAGAGAATCCTTCACCGGTGATCACCTCTGACGCCTCGGAACGTTTGCTACTAGGAACCTCTGCGTGTGTACTGTGCCATCTTTACTGGACCACCTCATTTTCGCGATGCTGTTTgcgcagctgctgctgctccttcaTCTTCTTCCGCTTGGCACGGTCCTGGAAGAAGAGCAGCTGCTCCTCGTACGTTAGCTTCTGGAGCCGTTCGCGCAGCCGATCCCGCTTCGACTTCTTCTCGTCCGTGCTCATCGGGTGTGTCGTGTGCTTCTGGCTGTGGGTCATCGGGTAGCTCGGGAATCTGGTGGTCAGCGGGGGTCGGCCCGTAGTTTGCGGCGGTGCTGGCGTCGTAGTTgtcgtcgtggtggtggtcgtcgtcgttgtggtGGCACTGGTAGTACTGGGCGCGTTCGTTGGAGGACGTGTCGGTACGAAGAAATGGGTACGCTTGGTGGTTTTGTGCTGTCCCGGTTGGTGACGGTGT
It contains:
- the LOC118509477 gene encoding HIV Tat-specific factor 1 homolog gives rise to the protein MSSGESSDSGDPSNASATPSMSSRETAANVMLTDSENTNNENRVIEMESNPGTEDPEGTPPPPTRDVEQANEPTTGTSVPEGEKQVDESGEKEKQTPDDNTDTSTSKAGKDQYAEHVTYNEAGEAIYTDPATKYQYRWCKEKSEWVPRDGQAPPSGTAGETPVDNPYENEHYRWCHEKKEWIPKQQTPTETEFYRWDKEAQKWVPKEQPKAPSEEDTSAQQDRQYGYEDGVHTYKDKDGAVYFWDDERKAWFPKVDDDFMAMYQLNYGFIDNTGSGGSVPSQTSSKVTPGEPVPGRELPGRYVAGEDDDDDDADAEEQQAEAQRAAAAKGKKRKAPPEPPKWFDLAPEHNTKVYVSNLPTDISEEEFGEVMSKCGMVMKDPKTHKLKLKLYREADGTLKGDGLCHYIKIESVDLALKILDNYEVRGHKIKVQQAEFQMRGEYNPTLKPKMRKKEKERLKKMQESLFDWRPEKMRGERSKHERIVIIKNLFEPSLFDREVHLLLEYQTDLREECGKCGTVRRVLLYDRHPEGVAQVTMGDPEEADLVVQMMNGRYFGQRQLTAAIWDGRTKYRIAETDADIDKRRGNWEEFLETDEAAADKGKDGSSAKEANVANEETKAERPEMKLDDREEQLPAVATGDTATMETGGSAGSEGDDDEERDEKDQPV